The Osmerus eperlanus chromosome 15, fOsmEpe2.1, whole genome shotgun sequence genome includes a window with the following:
- the LOC134034966 gene encoding uncharacterized protein LOC134034966 isoform X1, with the protein MMNPLSVFLCLFIYVISQSSSAPVHLGHSNNIVPAVNRRKALALLLIVQKIKKKKRTWVTAINQRRQEQGAFYNLVEELHFNSEYHRAYLRMTPSQMDHILSLIGADIQRQDTNYRLAVKPKQRLVVTLRFLATGESFRSLAFAYRLGRKTVADSVYMTCRAIVIKMMETQMPRPTGAAWREIAEGFWGRWQFPNCIGAIDGNHIVIQPPKKSCSQFFNYKKTFSIILMVLVDADSRFRMIQVGDFGRASDGGVFANSALGRGMNERSLNVPEDAPLPGYGQHGDVPFMMVGDAAFLLKRYLMRPYPGSNLSRPRNIFNYRLSRARMTVECAFGILAAKWRVFHTRICMLPCHVDTIVMAACVLHNYLLNPRDREPIESQRDGESSLESVRHMGGNRGPREALHTRELLCEFFNSPEGSVNSVHNV; encoded by the exons ATGATGAATCCGTTatctgtttttctgtgtttgtttatttatgttATAAGCCAAAGTTCATCTGCACCCGTTCATCTGGGTCACAGTAATAACATTG TGCCTGCAGTGAATAGGCGGAAGGCACTTGCCTTACTTCTCATCGTCCagaaaataaaaaagaagaaacgAACTTGGGTGACTGCAATCAACCAGCGCAGGCAAGAGCAAGGGGCTTTCTACAACCTGGTGGAGGAGTTGCATTTTAACTCTGAATATCATCGAGCGTACTTGAGAATGACACCATCGCAGATGGACCACATCCTGTCACTTATTGGTGCAGATATCCAGCGACAGGACACCAATTACAGACTGGCAGTCAAACCAAAGCAAAGACTTGTGGTTACACTGAG ATTCCTTGCCACCGGAGAGTCCTTTAGGAGTCTGGCTTTTGCCTACAGGCTAGGACGCAAAACTGTGGCAGACTCTGTCTATATGACATGTAGGGCAATTGTCATCAAGATGATGGAGACACAAATGCCGAGACCAACAGGGGCAGCATGGAGAGAGATTGCAGAGGGCTTTTGGGGAAGATGGCAATTCCCAAATTGCATCGGAGCCATAGATGGGAACCATATCGTCATCCAACCTCCTAAAAAATCATGTAGCCAGTTTTTTAattataaaaaaacattttcaataatctTGATGGTATTAGTGGATGCAGATTCAAGGTTTCGAATGATTCAAGTTGGTGATTTTGGCCGTGCTAGTGACGGTGGGGTGTTCGCCAATTCAGCACTGGGTAGGGGAATGAATGAAAGAAGTTTAAATGTGCCAGAAGACGCCCCCCTGCCTGGATATGGTCAGCACGGTGATGTTCCTTTTATGATGGTAGGGGATGCTGCGTTTCTTTTAAAACGCTACCTTATGAGACCCTACCCTGGCAGCAACCTTTCAAGGCCAAGGAACATCTTTAATTACAGGCTATCAAGGGCAAGAATGACTGTGGAGTGTGCGTTCGGCATTCTTGCTGCCAAATGGAGGGTGTTCCATACAAGAATATGCATGCTGCCGTGTCATGTGGACACGATAGTCATGGCAGCATGTGTGCTCCACAACTATTTGCTCAACCCTAGGGACAGAGAGCCGATAGAGAGTCAAAGGGATGGAGAAAGCAGTCTAGAGAGTGTCAGACACATGGGTGGCAATAGAGGACCTAGGGAAGCCCTTCACACTCGGGAGTTGCTCTGTGAATTCTTTAACTCCCCAGAAGGAAGTGTAAATAGTGTACATAATGTGTAA
- the LOC134034966 gene encoding uncharacterized protein LOC134034966 isoform X2 — protein MTPSQMDHILSLIGADIQRQDTNYRLAVKPKQRLVVTLRFLATGESFRSLAFAYRLGRKTVADSVYMTCRAIVIKMMETQMPRPTGAAWREIAEGFWGRWQFPNCIGAIDGNHIVIQPPKKSCSQFFNYKKTFSIILMVLVDADSRFRMIQVGDFGRASDGGVFANSALGRGMNERSLNVPEDAPLPGYGQHGDVPFMMVGDAAFLLKRYLMRPYPGSNLSRPRNIFNYRLSRARMTVECAFGILAAKWRVFHTRICMLPCHVDTIVMAACVLHNYLLNPRDREPIESQRDGESSLESVRHMGGNRGPREALHTRELLCEFFNSPEGSVNSVHNV, from the exons ATGACACCATCGCAGATGGACCACATCCTGTCACTTATTGGTGCAGATATCCAGCGACAGGACACCAATTACAGACTGGCAGTCAAACCAAAGCAAAGACTTGTGGTTACACTGAG ATTCCTTGCCACCGGAGAGTCCTTTAGGAGTCTGGCTTTTGCCTACAGGCTAGGACGCAAAACTGTGGCAGACTCTGTCTATATGACATGTAGGGCAATTGTCATCAAGATGATGGAGACACAAATGCCGAGACCAACAGGGGCAGCATGGAGAGAGATTGCAGAGGGCTTTTGGGGAAGATGGCAATTCCCAAATTGCATCGGAGCCATAGATGGGAACCATATCGTCATCCAACCTCCTAAAAAATCATGTAGCCAGTTTTTTAattataaaaaaacattttcaataatctTGATGGTATTAGTGGATGCAGATTCAAGGTTTCGAATGATTCAAGTTGGTGATTTTGGCCGTGCTAGTGACGGTGGGGTGTTCGCCAATTCAGCACTGGGTAGGGGAATGAATGAAAGAAGTTTAAATGTGCCAGAAGACGCCCCCCTGCCTGGATATGGTCAGCACGGTGATGTTCCTTTTATGATGGTAGGGGATGCTGCGTTTCTTTTAAAACGCTACCTTATGAGACCCTACCCTGGCAGCAACCTTTCAAGGCCAAGGAACATCTTTAATTACAGGCTATCAAGGGCAAGAATGACTGTGGAGTGTGCGTTCGGCATTCTTGCTGCCAAATGGAGGGTGTTCCATACAAGAATATGCATGCTGCCGTGTCATGTGGACACGATAGTCATGGCAGCATGTGTGCTCCACAACTATTTGCTCAACCCTAGGGACAGAGAGCCGATAGAGAGTCAAAGGGATGGAGAAAGCAGTCTAGAGAGTGTCAGACACATGGGTGGCAATAGAGGACCTAGGGAAGCCCTTCACACTCGGGAGTTGCTCTGTGAATTCTTTAACTCCCCAGAAGGAAGTGTAAATAGTGTACATAATGTGTAA